In Flavobacterium sp. GSB-24, the genomic window CATTTCTTTTCAACAGAATCAACGACATATTTAGAATCAGAAATCACAAGGACTTTCATATTTGGCTTTTTCAGTTTTTCTAAACCAACAATTACAGCCAAAAGTTCCATTCTATTATTAGTAGTAAGCCGAAAACCTTCGTAAAATTCTTTTTTGTGAGGTGTTCCAACCAATTCCATGACTACGCCGTAACCTCCATTTCCAGGATTTCCTTTTGCTGCGCCATCTGTATATATATGTACTTCGTGAGTCATTTATTTAGAGTGTAGATTTTAGATTTTAGATTGCAGATTTCTGCGACCTAAAAATTGGAATTTGGAATTTAAATTTTGGAATTTGAATCTTCCAGAATCTTATGGATAATCTCAGGAAAATGTGTTTGTTCCAGCTCATGAATCTTTTCTGCAACAGTTTCTGGGGTGTCTTCGTCTGTTAAGGATATATTTGCTTGAAAAATAATACCGCCCTCATCATAATTTTCATTTACATAATGAATAGAAATTCCAGTTTCTTTTTCTTTGTTATTTACTATAGCCCTGTGAATGTGCATGCCGTACATACCTTTACCGCCATATTTAGGTAAAAGTGCAGGATGGATATTTATTATTTTATTTGGATATTGTTCGATTATGTTTTCAGGAAATTTCAATAAAAAACCTGCAAGTACGATCAAATCCGGGTCGATTTTTTGTATTTTTTGTAATACATTTCGCTCTAAAAGTTCGTTTTTTGCGAAGATTTCGACTGGAATTTGATGATTTTTTGCTC contains:
- the rnhA gene encoding ribonuclease HI — translated: MTHEVHIYTDGAAKGNPGNGGYGVVMELVGTPHKKEFYEGFRLTTNNRMELLAVIVGLEKLKKPNMKVLVISDSKYVVDSVEKKWVLGWEKKKFAGRKNPDLWKRFLVAYRKHQVDFKWIKGHNNHPQNERCDELAVMASMQPKLSVDVYYETIGSKE
- the purN gene encoding phosphoribosylglycinamide formyltransferase → MKKIIVFASGSGTNAENIIKYFSNSEIAKVVSVFTNNASAKVIDRAKNHQIPVEIFAKNELLERNVLQKIQKIDPDLIVLAGFLLKFPENIIEQYPNKIINIHPALLPKYGGKGMYGMHIHRAIVNNKEKETGISIHYVNENYDEGGIIFQANISLTDEDTPETVAEKIHELEQTHFPEIIHKILEDSNSKI